The Urbifossiella limnaea nucleotide sequence GCGTCCCGCATGAGGCGTGCGACGGTGTTGACGCAGCAGCCGTGTCCGCGAGCCGCCAACTCCGCGTGGATGCGTGGGCTGCCGTAGCGACCCTTGACCTCGGCGTGGACGGCCTCGATCTCGACGGTCAACTTCTCCCGCCGCTTCTCCCCCGGGCTGGCGTCGCGAAGACCCCAGGAGTAGTAACCCGCCGTGGAGACGCCGAGGGCGTCGCACATCCACGCGACGGGCCACCGGGCCCGGTGCTCGTCGATGAAGGCGTAGCTCACGGCGACTCCCGGGCGAAGAGTGCCGTAACTTTTTTTAGGATGTCCCGCTCGGCCTTGAGGCGTGCGACCTCGGCCCGGAGTCGGCGGAGTTCCTCGTCGGCGGGCGGGAGGTTGCCGTGCCCCGGGAAGACCTGGTCGGGTTCCGCTCGGAGGGCATGCTTCCACCGCCGGAGTAACTCCGCGGCGATCCCGAGGCTTCTCGCGACCTCGGACACGGACTTCCCCTTCTCGGTCACCAGCTTCACCGCCGCGATCTTGAACTCGCGGGTGAAAACGCGTCGTGCTTCTGCCATCGGGGTCTCCTGTGAGGGAAGAGTACCCCTTAACTTGGTGTCCGCAACTCGTGGGGAACTTCAAACCGCCGCTACCCCTCGTACACCTGCCCGACCTCCTTCCCGCCGATGACCGCCACCGCGTCGAGCACGTCCCGCACGTTCACCCCGTGCCGGGCGACGGCCGCCCGGTCCACGACCACCCGCAGGCACGGCAGCCCGCCGGTCTGCTCGACTGACACGTCCGCCGCCCCGGGCACCCGGGACAGCGCCTTCGAGACCTCCTCCGCCTTCGCCCGGAGGAGGTCGAGGTCGTCCCCGTACAGGCTGATCCCCAAGTCCGACTTCACACCCGCGACCAGCTCGGCGACCCGCAGCTCGATCGGCTGCGAGAAGCTGTAGGCGTTGGCCGGCACCTCCGCCTCCAGGGCGCGCTCCATCGCCGCGACGAGTTCCTCCTTGCTGGGGAGCCGTAGATCGCCAGGCCACTTGGAATGGACTGCTACTTCCCTCACAGCCGTGTGTCTGAGGTTGAGGGCCAAGGTAGCAGTCATCACGACGGCCGGCGGGGTTGCCTCAATCAGCGCGGTTCTCTTCGGGTCGCACCCCCCGTCAGTACCCGGTTCCGTCCGCGTCGGCGTGACGACTCTTCCGCCGAGAGACGGTCGAGCCCGAGTGAAATGCGATTGTAGCTGCGGGTCGGCGGGGAGGCGACGGGTCGGGCGCGGCGTCCGGGTGGAGTTGTTCCACCGACTCTGGAGGGGTAAACTACCCACCAACGACATCGTCGGGGGGTTCGCGTGTCCGTGGCAGTGAGGCTCGTTCTGGTCGTCGGCCTGCTCGCCGGACAAGCTCCGGTGTGCAAGGTCGCGGTCGCGCGGTCGCTCACCCGCACCCATACCGTCCAGATTGCTACGGCCCCCGCGTGCAAGAAGGGGTGCTGTGCGGCCCAGCGCCCGCGGGTGCCCGCTACCCCCACCCGGGACAACAGGCCACCGACCGAGCCGCGCTGCCCGACCGACTGCCTCTCGCCCCTCTGTAGCCCCGTCCCGGTGCTGAACGAACTCCCCGCCGCCGTCGTCCGCGACGCAGTGGCGTCCGAACATTTGCCGGCCACGACCGCCATATCCCCGAGTTGCGAGTACGCCTTCCGGCTCGACCGCCCCCCGCGCGCCTGACCCGTCCGCCCGGTCCCGGGCACGCCCAACACCCGCTCACGCGCCGCGTGACGCCGACACCCATTCACACCACCGCCGTGAGGCGAGGGTGATCGCATGGCCAACCCGCACGCCGACCTCGGCGCGCTGACCGTTACCCGGTCCGCGGTCGTCCCCGCAATCCGCCTCCCCCGCCGATGGGTGAGCCGGGTGGCGCTCCCTTTCGCGCTCGTCGGCGGGTTCGCCGGGCTCGTCCTGTGGGCGTCGTGGGATGTCGTGTCCCCGCCCGCCGACGTGAAGGTCGTGCCCGTCCGGGTGCAGACCGGCGCCGCCGAGGTGGTCGTCGGCCGGGAGTTGTTCCGCGCGAACGGGTGGGTCGAACCGCTCCCGCGGCCGACCGACGTGACCGTGCAGACGGAGGGGATGTACCGGGTGGCCGAGGTGCTCGTCTACCCCGGCGACCGGGTCGAGGCAGGGAAGGAACTCGTTCGCCTCGACACCGCCCGCGCCGCCCTCGACGTTGATGCGGCCGGGAAGCGGCACGCCAAGCGGCTTGCGGCGGCCCGCGCCGCCCGGGCCGACGTGACAAAGGCCGGCGTTGCCGTCACCAACGCCGGGGCAACGGTCGGGCTGGCGAAGGCCGAAGGGGAGGCCGACGCCACCGCCGCCGCGGCCGACGCGGCGAAGGCCGGCGTCGCGGTCAAGGCGGCCGAGCTGACCGCGGAGGTCGAGGAGGAGTTGTGGCGGTCGAAGGCCGCGGGGTCGGACGTGCGGCTCCGCCAGGCCAAGCAGGCGGTCGAGCTGGCGAAGGCCGAGCGGGACGCCGCCGCCGCCCGGCTGGGGAAGGCGAGGACGGGGGCCGCGGTTCGCGTTACGCAGGCGGAGCTCGGGATCGCCGCCGCCGAGGCCGACCGGGCGAGCCTCGCCGCCCGCGCCGACGAGGCCGACCAGGACGCGGCCGACGCGGCGGTCGAGGTGCGGCGGGCCGAGCTCGAACTCGCCCGGGCGAAGGTCGTCGCCCCCTTCGCAGGTGTCGTCATGGGGTTGCACGTCCGACCCGGGCGGATCGTCGGCGGGAAGGACGCGCTCGCCGAGAGCAAGGGGGCGGTCGTCACGCTCTACGACCCAGCCCGGCTCCAGGTGCGGGTTGAGGTGCCGGTGGCGAAGTTCGCGATGGTCCGCCGCGGCGGGCCGGTAGAGGTCGAGGTCGAGGACGTCCTCCCCGGGCGGAAGCTCGCGGGCACGATCGCCTACGACGCGCACCTGGCGAACGTCAGCCGCAACAGCGTCCCGGTGACCGTCGAGCTCGCCAGCACACCGCCGGTGGAGTTGCGGCCCGACATGATCGCCGCCGTCCGCTTCCTCGCCCCGCCGGCGTCCGGCCCGGCGAAGGCCGAAACCGCCCGCCGGCTCGTCGTCCCGCGCCGGCTCCTCGTCGCCGACGGCGGCGGGGTACGGGTGTGGGTGCTCGACCCGGTCGCCGGGCGGGCCGACCTGCGGGCGGTTGAGCTGGCACCGGGCGAGGCCGACCGGCAGACGGAAGCGGCCGAGGTGGTCGGCGGGCTGAACCCGACCGACAAGCTGATTGCCACCGGCCGCGACGGGCTCCGCCCCGGCGCCCGGGTCCGCGTCGTCGGGGAGGACCGCTGATGCCGCTCGTCGAGATCGAAGGGCTGTCGAAGGTGTACCGGAAGGGGAGCCAGGAGGTGCCCGTCCTCCGCGACCTCGACCTGACGGTGGACGCGGGCGAGTTCGTCGCCCTGATGGGGCCGTCGGGCTCCGGGAAGACGACGCTCCTGAACCTCATCGCCGGCATCGACCGGCCGACGAGCGGCGTTATTCGCGTCGGTGGGGACGACCTGGCGAAGCTGTCGCGCACGAAGCTGGCGGCGTGGCGGGCGCGGAACGTCGGGTACATCTTCCAGCTCTACAACCTCATCCCGGTCCTCACCGCGTTCGAGAACGTCGAGTTGCCGCTGTTGCTCCTCCCGCTGTCGCGGGCCGAGCGGCGGAAGCGGGTCGAGGTGGCGCTCGACGCGGTCGGCCTGCTGGACCGCCACGACCACTACCCGCGGCAGCTCTCCGGCGGTCAGGAGCAGCGGGTCGCCATCGCCCGGGCCGTCGTCGGCGACCCGACCATCCTCGTGGCCGACGAGCCGACCGGCGACCTCGACGCCGACACGGCCGACGCCACGCTGGCGCTGCTGAAGCGGCTCAACGACGAGATGGGGAAGACGCTGGTGATGGTGACCCACGACCCGCACGCGGCCGCCGCGGCGAAGCGGCTGGTGCGGTTGGAGAAGGGGGCGCTCGTGGCGAGCGACCTCCGGGCCGTGCCCGCCCGCGGGCCGCTCACCCGGGCGGGGGCGTGACCGTGCTGAAGTTCCTCCCCTACGTCCGCAAGAACGTCCTCGGCCACCGCGTCCGCACCGCGATGACCGTCGCCGGCACGGCGCTGCTGCTGTTCCTGTTCCTGTTCGTGACCGCGATTCAGGGTGGGCTCGACCGGGTGCTCGGCGCCCGCGACGACCGGCTCATCGTGTTCCAGGCGTACCGCTTCTGCCCGAGCTCCAGCCAGCTCCCGGTCTTCTACGCCGACACCATCCAGGGCGTGCCGGGGGTGAAGTCGGTGTTGCCCGTCAAGGTGGTGGTGAACAACTGCCGGGCGAGCCTCGACACGGTCGTGTTCCACGGCGTCGATCCGAAGCTCCTGCCGGCCGTGCGGCCGAACCTGACACTCCTCGCCGGCGACTGGGGCGCGTTCCAGGCCCGCACCGACGCGGCGATCGTCGGCCGGCGGATCGCCGAGCGCCGCGGGCTCCGGCCGGGCCAGTCGTTCACCGTCGCGGGCGTCACCGTCCAGGTCGCCGGGGTGTTCGCGTCGGACGGCACTGGGGAGGAGAACGTGATCTACACGCACCTCAACCTCCTGTCGAACCCGACGGCGCACCACGTCTACCACGCGACGCTGTTCGAGGTGCAACTCGACGACCCCGAGCATGCCCGGGCGGTCGCCGCCGCGATCGACGCGAAGCTGAAGGAGAAGTTCGAGGTGCCGACCGAGACGAAACCGCAGAAGGCGCACTACGCCGCCGCCCTGGCCGACCTCCTCGACCTGATCGGGATGACTCGCTGGCTCGGGTTCGTGTGCGTCGGCGTCGTCGTGGTGCTGGTGGCGAACTCGGTGGTGATGTCGGCGCAGGACCGCGTGAAGGAGCACGCCGTGTTGCAGACGCTCGGCTTCTCCGGGCCGCGGGTGTTCTCGCTAATGCTCGCCGAGAGCTGCCTCATCAGCCTGGCCGGGGGCGTGGTCGGAACGGTGGCGTGCGTGGCGTTCCTGCTGTGGCGGCCGATGACGCTCTCGACCGAGGGCGCGAGCATCGACTTCGTTGCGTCCCCCGGCTTGGTGGCGTCGGGGCTGCTGCTGTCGCTGGCCGT carries:
- a CDS encoding efflux RND transporter permease subunit, with protein sequence MGAGERPRDRDLAHRSLSGEQADDQNEPHCHGHANPPTMSLVGSLPLQSRWNNSTRTPRPTRRLPADPQLQSHFTRARPSLGGRVVTPTRTEPGTDGGCDPKRTALIEATPPAVVMTATLALNLRHTAVREVAVHSKWPGDLRLPSKEELVAAMERALEAEVPANAYSFSQPIELRVAELVAGVKSDLGISLYGDDLDLLRAKAEEVSKALSRVPGAADVSVEQTGGLPCLRVVVDRAAVARHGVNVRDVLDAVAVIGGKEVGQVYEG
- a CDS encoding efflux RND transporter periplasmic adaptor subunit, whose protein sequence is MANPHADLGALTVTRSAVVPAIRLPRRWVSRVALPFALVGGFAGLVLWASWDVVSPPADVKVVPVRVQTGAAEVVVGRELFRANGWVEPLPRPTDVTVQTEGMYRVAEVLVYPGDRVEAGKELVRLDTARAALDVDAAGKRHAKRLAAARAARADVTKAGVAVTNAGATVGLAKAEGEADATAAAADAAKAGVAVKAAELTAEVEEELWRSKAAGSDVRLRQAKQAVELAKAERDAAAARLGKARTGAAVRVTQAELGIAAAEADRASLAARADEADQDAADAAVEVRRAELELARAKVVAPFAGVVMGLHVRPGRIVGGKDALAESKGAVVTLYDPARLQVRVEVPVAKFAMVRRGGPVEVEVEDVLPGRKLAGTIAYDAHLANVSRNSVPVTVELASTPPVELRPDMIAAVRFLAPPASGPAKAETARRLVVPRRLLVADGGGVRVWVLDPVAGRADLRAVELAPGEADRQTEAAEVVGGLNPTDKLIATGRDGLRPGARVRVVGEDR
- a CDS encoding ABC transporter ATP-binding protein; the protein is MPLVEIEGLSKVYRKGSQEVPVLRDLDLTVDAGEFVALMGPSGSGKTTLLNLIAGIDRPTSGVIRVGGDDLAKLSRTKLAAWRARNVGYIFQLYNLIPVLTAFENVELPLLLLPLSRAERRKRVEVALDAVGLLDRHDHYPRQLSGGQEQRVAIARAVVGDPTILVADEPTGDLDADTADATLALLKRLNDEMGKTLVMVTHDPHAAAAAKRLVRLEKGALVASDLRAVPARGPLTRAGA
- a CDS encoding ABC transporter permease, which gives rise to MTVLKFLPYVRKNVLGHRVRTAMTVAGTALLLFLFLFVTAIQGGLDRVLGARDDRLIVFQAYRFCPSSSQLPVFYADTIQGVPGVKSVLPVKVVVNNCRASLDTVVFHGVDPKLLPAVRPNLTLLAGDWGAFQARTDAAIVGRRIAERRGLRPGQSFTVAGVTVQVAGVFASDGTGEENVIYTHLNLLSNPTAHHVYHATLFEVQLDDPEHARAVAAAIDAKLKEKFEVPTETKPQKAHYAAALADLLDLIGMTRWLGFVCVGVVVVLVANSVVMSAQDRVKEHAVLQTLGFSGPRVFSLMLAESCLISLAGGVVGTVACVAFLLWRPMTLSTEGASIDFVASPGLVASGLLLSLAVGFVAGAVPAWQAGRAEIVSSLR